One Ostrea edulis chromosome 2, xbOstEdul1.1, whole genome shotgun sequence genomic region harbors:
- the LOC125680483 gene encoding kelch-like protein 24, whose translation MEDSWRTDVALFIHGSFEEMYKESRHTDVNVTVEDKTFRCHRALLAAVSPYFDAMFSSGMKESINGVVTLHGISKENFESIVKFIYTGSKVVTKANAEELLKASALFQIKQLHAKCEQFLLDKVNNENCIGAWKLAKNHECPNLSEKAWGIIMYNFQDICRSEDFQCLDKDDLIEIITHDDLHVSSEELVCDSVFRWYGADPEGRKQDAIHLFEYLRLPLLGSEYLLHEVETLDIVNENFRCREIVKEAIQYQMLPSRRWDFNSPRVAFRKYASVEDVLIVIGGYNAVGEKVVDMLAYSFLQAKWFFLTPIPIQLGREFASIVYGNDIFVSGGSQKLDCLLRYRAENNDWYRCTSPVQGRRRHVMVAVCESIFVIGGYDDTIKDESKRTLSSVEEYLINARTWRKAGDIVHAVRSMSAAVSKEKIYVYGGILADDKESNAIQCFDTRLSTSSVISSLPSPCKLSKTVVCDKHIYIVCTDGSILEMSDKGDTKCVHVMKYFNRRRFGALHRKGGLLLVGGESGNAISQKIVFLNPDKNWMEYTYGTTMPARANFGSLIIILQKKYLTRTFKSD comes from the coding sequence atggaagATTCGTGGAGAACTGACGTTGCCTTGTTTATCCATGGCTCTTTTGAAGAAATGTACAAAGAATCTCGACACACTGACGTCAATGTTACGGTAGAGGACAAGACCTTCCGATGTCATCGAGCGCTTCTTGCGGCGGTGTCACCGTATTTTGATGCCATGTTTTCATCGGGAATGAAAGAAAGTATCAATGGAGTAGTAACTTTACATGGGATATCAAAGGAAAACTTTGAGAGCATCGTCAAATTCATTTACACCGGATCCAAAGTTGTCACAAAGGCTAATGCCGAGGAGCTTCTGAAGGCAAGTGCTCTTTTTCAAATCAAACAGCTACATGCAAAATGTGAGCAGTTTTTATTGGATAAAGTTAACAACGAAAACTGTATTGGAGCTTGGAAGCTAGCCAAAAACCACGAATGTCCAAACTTATCGGAGAAAGCTTGGGGTATTATCATGTACAATTTTCAAGACATTTGCCGTTCGGAAGATTTCCAGTGTTTGGATAAAGACGATTTGATTGAAATAATAACGCACGACGATTTACATGTTAGTAGCGAAGAGTTGGTCTGTGATTCTGTGTTTAGGTGGTATGGAGCCGACCCAGAGGGAAGAAAGCAAGATGCGATCCATCTCTTTGAATATCTTAGACTCCCATTACTTGGTTCCGAATATCTCCTCCACGAGGTGGAAACTCTTGATATCGTGAACGAAAACTTCCGTTGCCGAGAAATCGTCAAAGAAGCGATCCAGTATCAAATGTTGCCCTCTAGAAGATGGGACTTCAATTCCCCTCGCGTGGCCTTCCGGAAGTATGCCTCTGTTGAAGATGTGCTGATCGTTATTGGAGGTTATAATGCAGTTGGAGAAAAAGTGGTTGATATGTTGGCATACAGTTTTCTCCAAGCAAAATGGTTTTTTCTTACACCTATACCTATTCAACTCGGCCGAGAATTTGCGTCCATTGTCTACGGCAATGATATTTTCGTTTCTGGGGGTTCTCAGAAACTAGATTGTCTACTTCGATACCGTGCAGAAAATAATGATTGGTATAGGTGCACCTCACCAGTTCAAGGCAGGAGGAGACATGTAATGGTGGCCGTCTGCGAGAGTATATTTGTCATTGGAGGATATGACGACACAATTAAAGATGAGAGCAAGCGTACACTTTCTTCTGTAGAAGAGTATCTCATCAATGCGCGAACTTGGAGGAAAGCAGGTGATATCGTACATGCGGTACGTTCCATGTCAGCCGCTGTATCCAAGGAGAAAATTTACGTTTATGGCGGGATCCTTGCAGACGACAAGGAATCAAATGCCATTCAGTGCTTCGACACAAGACTCTCCACGAGTTCGGTCATTTCCTCTCTTCCGTCCCCGtgtaaattatcaaaaactGTTGTCTGTGACAaacatatctatattgtatgtaccGATGGGTCTATTTTAGAAATGTCGGATAAGGGAGATACCAAATGTGTTCACGTGATGAAGTATTTCAACAGACGGCGCTTCGGTGCGCTTCATAGAAAAGGTGGCTTGCTGTTGGTTGGTGGAGAGAGTGGGAATGCTATCAGTCAAAAAATTGTTTTTCTGAACCCCGACAAGAACTGGATGGAATACACCTACGGAACAACCATGCCCGCAAGAGCCAACTTTGGAAGCCTTATTATTATATTGCAGAAGAAGTATTTAACCAGAACATTCAAATCCGATTGA
- the LOC125678883 gene encoding uncharacterized protein LOC125678883, protein MSLFLLKTQDLTWQDRALNVEVMLEPKKTQLLFKKNKSLSMRCEKDRQRYEKQRNANIRNYKTEKRYMDERNQELYLIKTQRFLQSIPPDMKQQFLSRRSFSISLTKLTKDFHEDESARASAPPNMVGIMSREEVTTLPAITIQTPEPSPRVRFQPSSKAQFQKRAKSPMDIRFCQDPRDVSVNDHDENSDSQHASRNNTPIPSYLPSVQQPLPSGIMKDQRRNSANTLLTDRNVRFAEKEENKNNKELPIDSYQEEKIRIESLKPKVQRKVNTFLLEQSKFNKRAPISKIDLTRKSNVDASDLCGISKNKLVSAFDELCELSNRDNFQKLVKYATKLKVATHLSSKIVPTMDTVKASKSFLMIKNQMGTQTKSQELVQST, encoded by the coding sequence ATGTCACTATTTCTACTAAAGACACAAGACCTAACATGGCAGGACAGAGCTCTGAATGTGGAGGTGATGCTAGAACCAAAGAAGACACAGCTTTTGTTCAAGAAAAACAAGTCTCTCTCCATGCGCTGCGAAAAAGATCGACAGCGCTACGAGAAGCAACGAAACGCCAACATCAGGAACTACAAGACCGAAAAGCGGTACATGGACGAGAGAAACCAAGAACTCTATCTCATCAAAACTCAACGTTTCTTGCAAAGCATTCCTCCAGATATGAAACAACAGTTTCTTAGCAGACGGTCCTTTTCCATTAGTTTAACCAAACTCACCAAAGACTTCCATGAGGATGAAAGCGCGAGAGCCTCGGCTCCGCCCAACATGGTAGGCATCATGTCTCGAGAGGAAGTGACGACACTGCCTGCTATCACAATTCAAACACCAGAACCAAGCCCCAGGGTGCGGTTTCAACCAAGTTCAAAGGCGCAGTTTCAGAAACGGGCAAAATCCCCGATGGACATTCGTTTCTGCCAAGACCCAAGAGATGTGTCTGTTAATGACCATGATGAAAACAGTGACTCCCAACACGCGAGTCGGAACAACACTCCGATTCCCAGTTACCTGCCATCTGTTCAACAACCGTTGCCAAGTGGCATTATGAAAGATCAAAGAAGAAATTCCGCAAACACTTTACTTACAGATAGAAATGTTAGATTTGCCGAAAAAGAAgagaacaaaaacaacaaagaacTACCAATTGATTCCTATCAAGAAGAGAAAATTCGAATTGAAAGTCTAAAACCAAAGGTTCAGAGGAAAGTAAACACGTTCTTATTGGAACAAAGTAAATTCAACAAAAGAGCCCCAATTTCAAAGATTGACTTAACAAGGAAAAGTAATGTGGATGCCAGTGACTTATGCGGCATCTCAAAAAACAAACTAGTCAGTGCATTTGACGAGCTCTGTGAATTATCCAATCGAGATAactttcaaaaacttgtaaaatatGCAACGAAGTTAAAAGTCGCTACTCATTTGTCCTCGAAAATCGTCCCTACAATGGACACCGTAAAAGCATCTAAATCCTTTCTTATGATAAAAAATCAAATGGGCACCCAGACTAAAAGTCAAGAGCTCGTTCAAAGCACATAA